In Carnobacterium sp. CP1, the following are encoded in one genomic region:
- a CDS encoding PhoH family protein gives MTKLTNETYDFQLKNPDSAGALFGAQDKHLKLLEESMEVVINSRGDRVEIIGTEKQANLTEKILTQLQELFERGIRISQTDVVTAIKMAQNGTLNYFISMYEEEIGKDFTGKPIRAKNFGQREYVQSVKKHDIVFGIGPAGTGKTYLAVVMAIAALKKGEVKKIILTRPAVEAGENLGFLPGDLKEKVDPYLRPIYDALYSLFGIEHTARLMDRGVIEIAPLAYMRGRTLDDAFVILDEAQNTTISQMKMFLTRLGFGSKMIINGDVTQIDLPRGAQSGLIHAEKILRNVKNIDFVYFDSKDVVRHPVVASIIEAYSAEKEEALLSQKDSTE, from the coding sequence TTGACCAAGTTAACGAACGAAACCTATGATTTTCAATTGAAAAATCCTGATAGTGCGGGTGCTTTATTTGGCGCTCAAGACAAACACTTGAAATTGCTTGAAGAGTCAATGGAAGTGGTCATCAATAGCCGAGGTGATCGAGTAGAAATCATTGGCACTGAAAAACAAGCTAATTTAACGGAAAAAATTTTGACCCAATTACAGGAATTATTCGAACGTGGCATCCGTATCAGTCAAACCGATGTCGTTACCGCAATCAAGATGGCTCAAAACGGTACCTTAAATTATTTTATCAGTATGTACGAAGAAGAAATTGGAAAAGACTTTACTGGAAAGCCTATTCGTGCTAAAAATTTTGGCCAAAGAGAATACGTTCAATCAGTAAAAAAACACGATATCGTTTTTGGTATCGGACCTGCTGGAACAGGTAAAACTTATTTGGCCGTAGTGATGGCTATTGCTGCTTTGAAAAAAGGGGAAGTTAAAAAAATTATTTTAACTCGTCCAGCCGTTGAAGCTGGTGAAAATTTAGGCTTTTTACCCGGTGATTTGAAAGAAAAAGTCGATCCTTATTTGAGACCAATCTACGATGCGCTTTATAGCCTTTTTGGTATAGAACATACGGCACGTTTGATGGATCGTGGAGTCATTGAAATTGCTCCACTCGCTTATATGCGCGGTCGGACGTTAGATGATGCTTTTGTCATTTTAGATGAAGCTCAAAATACAACAATCTCTCAAATGAAAATGTTTTTAACTCGTTTAGGTTTTGGGTCTAAGATGATCATCAATGGTGATGTCACACAAATTGATTTGCCAAGAGGAGCCCAAAGCGGGTTGATCCATGCTGAAAAAATTTTACGCAATGTTAAAAACATTGATTTTGTTTACTTTGATTCAAAAGATGTTGTAAGACACCCCGTAGTGGCAAGTATTATCGAAGCTTACAGTGCAGAAAAGGAAGAAGCTTTATTAAGCCAAAAAGATTCAACAGAATAA
- a CDS encoding deoxyribonuclease IV gives MLLLGSHVSMNGKKMLLGSAEEAASYNASTFMIYTGAPQNTRRKAIEDMNIEAGTAFMKEKDLSNIVVHAPYIINLGNTLKPENFAFGVEFLRAEIVRAEALGARQITMHPGAHVGQGADAAIAQIIKGLNEVLHKDQLAQIALETMSGKGTEIGRTFDELAKIIDGVTLNEKLSITMDTCHINDAGYNVKEDFDGVLEEFDRIIGLDRLKVVHVNDSKNSQGSHKDRHANIGFGTIGFDALNAVVHHSKLENLPKILETPYVGEDKKDKKAPYGYEINMLKKQTFNPHLLEDIANQTGY, from the coding sequence ATGCTATTGCTAGGATCACATGTATCAATGAATGGAAAGAAAATGCTTTTAGGTTCTGCTGAAGAAGCCGCAAGTTACAACGCCAGTACTTTTATGATTTATACTGGTGCGCCGCAAAATACGAGAAGAAAAGCCATCGAAGACATGAATATTGAAGCAGGAACAGCTTTTATGAAAGAAAAAGATTTATCTAATATCGTTGTTCATGCTCCTTACATTATTAATTTAGGGAATACTTTAAAACCTGAGAACTTTGCTTTTGGTGTTGAATTTTTGAGAGCAGAGATCGTTCGGGCAGAAGCTTTAGGAGCCAGACAAATCACAATGCATCCTGGAGCACATGTAGGGCAAGGTGCAGATGCAGCTATCGCTCAAATCATCAAAGGACTAAACGAAGTGCTCCACAAGGACCAACTTGCACAAATTGCTTTAGAAACTATGTCAGGAAAAGGAACCGAAATAGGGCGTACATTTGATGAGTTAGCAAAAATTATTGATGGTGTAACTTTAAATGAAAAGTTGTCTATTACGATGGATACTTGTCACATTAATGATGCTGGATATAATGTAAAAGAAGATTTTGATGGCGTCTTGGAAGAATTCGATCGCATCATTGGATTAGACCGGTTAAAAGTAGTTCATGTCAATGATTCAAAAAACAGTCAAGGAAGCCACAAAGACCGGCATGCCAATATCGGTTTCGGGACGATCGGCTTTGATGCATTAAATGCGGTCGTTCATCATTCTAAACTAGAAAATCTCCCTAAAATTTTAGAAACGCCTTATGTAGGAGAAGATAAGAAAGATAAAAAAGCCCCTTATGGGTATGAAATCAATATGTTGAAAAAACAAACCTTTAATCCGCATTTATTAGAAGATATTGCTAATCAAACCGGTTATTAA
- a CDS encoding TPM domain-containing protein yields the protein MKRIWKSSLIFRFVIACGLMFLYFTPLNVHAAPNYPDPSTEFYVYDEADLLSPETEKLIIDVNKHYEDTTEQPQVVVATVDSLEGVSIDEYAVELFEKWGIGGKKLDNGVLVLMSAQEREIRFEVGYGLEGALTDSGTGAILDRNIEDLKNNQFDTALKNIFTETAIKVNKEYQFDNDVIFSGHQVDESQYDDGGTSFSPVIIILIVFFFASSFFGGGGGKGGPGGRRSSSILPFLIGMSAGGSNRGGFGGGGGFGGGGGFGGGGRSGGGGSSRGF from the coding sequence GTGAAAAGAATCTGGAAAAGCAGCCTGATTTTTCGCTTTGTGATTGCGTGCGGCCTAATGTTTCTTTACTTCACTCCGCTTAACGTCCACGCAGCTCCTAATTACCCAGATCCTTCTACTGAATTCTATGTGTATGATGAAGCTGATCTTCTTTCTCCTGAGACCGAAAAGTTGATTATAGATGTGAACAAACATTATGAGGATACTACTGAACAACCTCAAGTCGTAGTAGCGACAGTCGATAGTCTAGAAGGCGTATCAATTGATGAGTATGCGGTAGAGTTATTCGAAAAATGGGGTATAGGTGGAAAGAAATTAGATAATGGCGTATTGGTTTTAATGTCTGCTCAAGAACGTGAAATTCGGTTTGAAGTTGGATATGGCTTAGAAGGGGCACTAACAGACAGTGGCACAGGAGCTATCTTAGATCGAAATATTGAAGACTTAAAAAACAATCAGTTCGATACAGCTTTAAAAAATATATTTACTGAAACAGCTATCAAAGTAAATAAAGAATACCAATTCGACAATGATGTGATTTTTTCGGGACATCAAGTTGATGAGTCACAATACGATGATGGCGGAACAAGTTTTTCTCCTGTTATTATCATTTTAATCGTTTTCTTTTTTGCAAGTAGTTTTTTTGGTGGCGGTGGCGGCAAAGGCGGTCCCGGTGGACGACGTTCTAGCAGCATCTTGCCTTTCCTTATCGGCATGTCCGCTGGAGGAAGCAACCGCGGTGGTTTCGGTGGCGGTGGCGGCTTTGGAGGAGGCGGCGGCTTCGGCGGCGGAGGTAGATCCGGCGGAGGCGGCTCAAGCCGAGGATTCTAA
- a CDS encoding pyruvate, water dikinase regulatory protein, which yields MTENEEINIYIISDSVGGTANTLGRAAMAQFPEVNANVSAYPFIRGEDTLVSILEKAHKDNALILHTLISNNLNDIVAKFCQEHKLFCFDILNPVVQEIEHRSHQQALKKPGALHQLDDSYFNRISAIEFAVKYDDGRDPNGFLEADIVILGISRTSKTPLSMFLANQNYKVANLPLVPEAHIPDLLWQVDPKKIVGLTNDRKILNSIRRERMIAYGLNPETAYSRIDRIDEELAFAKELYEKLGCLVINVATKSIEETAAIIVNTLEINHNKQDF from the coding sequence ATGACGGAAAATGAAGAAATCAATATCTATATCATTTCGGACTCTGTTGGTGGAACTGCTAATACATTAGGTAGAGCAGCAATGGCTCAATTTCCAGAAGTTAATGCAAATGTATCTGCTTATCCTTTTATTCGAGGAGAAGATACACTAGTATCAATATTGGAAAAAGCACATAAAGATAATGCTTTAATTCTTCATACGCTTATCTCCAATAATTTAAACGACATTGTAGCTAAATTCTGTCAAGAGCACAAGTTATTTTGTTTCGATATCTTAAATCCGGTTGTGCAAGAAATTGAGCATCGTTCTCATCAGCAAGCTTTAAAAAAACCAGGAGCCTTACATCAGTTAGATGACAGTTACTTTAATCGCATCAGCGCAATTGAATTTGCTGTAAAGTATGACGACGGTCGTGATCCTAATGGTTTTTTGGAAGCAGATATTGTGATTTTGGGAATTTCAAGAACTTCAAAGACACCTTTGAGTATGTTTTTAGCCAACCAAAACTATAAAGTGGCCAATCTTCCACTCGTTCCGGAAGCTCACATTCCTGATTTATTGTGGCAAGTTGACCCTAAAAAAATAGTTGGGTTAACCAATGACCGAAAAATTTTAAACTCTATTCGGCGCGAGCGAATGATTGCTTATGGATTAAATCCTGAAACAGCTTACTCAAGAATCGACCGGATTGACGAAGAACTGGCTTTCGCTAAAGAATTGTATGAAAAATTGGGTTGTCTGGTAATCAACGTTGCTACTAAATCTATTGAGGAAACAGCTGCTATTATCGTTAACACCTTAGAGATTAATCACAACAAACAGGATTTCTGA
- a CDS encoding Fur family transcriptional regulator, giving the protein MTAVEKAIETLKKNGYKYTDKREQILSIFANENRYLPAKDVHVLLKESYPTISYDTIYRNLYTFVGLDVLEETELNGEKMFRFGCMHEGHHHHFICTTCGMTKNIEMCPMNFFEEQLTGCEIDSHRFEIFGKCEKCSKKRPK; this is encoded by the coding sequence ATGACTGCTGTTGAAAAAGCTATTGAAACATTGAAAAAAAACGGATATAAATATACTGATAAACGTGAACAAATACTGTCCATTTTTGCAAATGAAAATCGTTATCTGCCTGCTAAAGATGTGCACGTCCTCTTAAAAGAAAGTTATCCTACAATCAGTTATGATACCATTTATCGTAATCTTTATACTTTTGTCGGTTTAGACGTGCTCGAAGAAACAGAATTAAATGGTGAGAAAATGTTCCGCTTTGGATGTATGCATGAAGGTCACCACCATCACTTTATTTGTACAACATGTGGAATGACAAAAAATATTGAAATGTGTCCTATGAATTTTTTTGAAGAACAATTGACGGGTTGCGAAATTGATTCTCATCGCTTTGAGATTTTTGGGAAATGCGAAAAATGTTCGAAAAAGAGGCCTAAATAA
- a CDS encoding DUF2207 domain-containing protein, protein MKRKIGSSLFLLLLFFCWPVKAAAADYSIEAYKVDVSILENGTAVFDHAITYDFDGAFNGFLYTLDYAGYQQPTDIEVTVADENGRESQPFKLNSSQSPGTFTLSEGIDFLNFTVYQPGKNREKTVHYKYKVPEMIVNYLDTAEFNHKVIGGGWDDTLENVEIVIHLPQAVADKELKAWAHGTLTGSLDIKNNQTVHLTVASNPSHQFIEAHLVFPTYVTPLNPNTKDQKALASIMAQEQQLANEANAKRMRIFWVVIILSVLSVVSLIGGMVWIRILARKEKQEDIFLPTHLYELPADITPAVMYSATNNQKPRPVDLTATIMDLVRKKQIYLTEMNKKDKKGKEIKESTFLITRLPHSDTLSLLPHERYAMKWLLKVIGNGKEVSLQTIEDYGKKNPAKAKKFNEAYQKWQGMVKNKADELGYLSTYNARALGITVLTSVLLFATSLAALIVMGVSDAFYGGPLIITVGCFIISLFQWIGVLPLRTTAGKRADKEWKAFKKMLQDVSNLNMAEVASLVLWDHFLVYAISLGVSKKVIKALKIQFPKEDIGTMNVGHYYLYGSTFSSSAFQTSFESSFNHAVGHAINNASSGSGSGGGFSSGSSGGGGGGSGGGAF, encoded by the coding sequence ATGAAGAGAAAGATAGGCAGCAGCCTATTTCTATTACTGTTATTTTTCTGTTGGCCAGTCAAAGCAGCAGCGGCAGATTATTCTATTGAAGCCTATAAAGTAGACGTTTCGATTTTAGAAAATGGTACTGCAGTCTTTGACCATGCAATAACGTACGATTTTGATGGAGCTTTTAATGGTTTCTTGTACACTCTAGACTATGCTGGCTATCAGCAACCCACAGATATTGAAGTGACTGTAGCAGATGAAAATGGAAGAGAATCTCAGCCATTTAAACTGAATTCTTCCCAATCACCTGGAACGTTTACATTGAGTGAAGGAATAGATTTCTTGAATTTCACAGTTTATCAACCAGGTAAAAATAGAGAAAAAACAGTTCATTATAAATATAAAGTTCCTGAAATGATTGTCAACTATCTTGATACAGCAGAGTTTAATCATAAAGTAATCGGTGGAGGTTGGGACGACACATTGGAAAATGTGGAAATCGTTATCCATTTGCCGCAAGCAGTAGCAGATAAAGAACTGAAGGCTTGGGCTCATGGGACATTGACTGGGTCTTTAGACATTAAAAATAATCAGACTGTACATTTAACGGTTGCCTCCAATCCAAGTCATCAGTTTATCGAAGCACATCTTGTCTTTCCGACATATGTAACACCGCTTAACCCCAATACAAAAGACCAAAAAGCTTTAGCATCCATTATGGCGCAGGAACAACAATTGGCAAATGAAGCCAACGCTAAAAGAATGCGTATTTTTTGGGTAGTTATTATCTTGAGTGTTTTATCCGTTGTAAGTTTGATTGGTGGAATGGTTTGGATAAGGATTTTAGCAAGAAAAGAAAAGCAAGAAGACATCTTTTTGCCAACTCATCTTTATGAATTGCCGGCAGATATCACACCGGCTGTCATGTACAGTGCAACTAACAACCAGAAACCACGTCCAGTGGATTTAACGGCAACAATTATGGATTTGGTTCGAAAAAAACAAATTTATTTGACAGAAATGAATAAAAAAGATAAAAAGGGAAAAGAAATAAAAGAATCAACTTTCCTGATTACCCGTCTTCCGCACTCCGACACACTTTCTTTGCTGCCACATGAGAGATATGCAATGAAGTGGCTTTTAAAAGTTATTGGAAATGGAAAAGAAGTTAGTTTGCAAACAATTGAAGACTATGGCAAAAAAAATCCTGCAAAAGCTAAGAAATTTAACGAAGCTTATCAAAAATGGCAAGGTATGGTCAAAAATAAAGCAGATGAATTAGGTTATCTTTCTACTTACAATGCACGTGCTCTAGGAATCACCGTCTTAACAAGTGTATTATTGTTTGCAACAAGCCTGGCTGCCTTGATCGTCATGGGCGTGTCTGATGCTTTTTATGGTGGGCCACTAATTATTACCGTAGGTTGTTTTATCATCAGTCTTTTTCAATGGATTGGTGTCTTGCCACTCAGAACAACAGCAGGAAAACGAGCGGATAAAGAGTGGAAAGCCTTTAAGAAAATGTTGCAAGATGTCAGTAATTTGAATATGGCAGAAGTAGCTTCCCTGGTTTTATGGGACCATTTTCTGGTTTATGCTATTTCTTTAGGAGTTTCCAAAAAAGTTATCAAAGCTTTAAAAATTCAATTTCCTAAAGAAGATATCGGTACAATGAATGTTGGCCATTATTATCTTTACGGCTCAACTTTTTCTTCCTCTGCATTTCAGACTAGTTTTGAAAGTAGTTTTAATCATGCTGTGGGTCATGCGATCAACAATGCAAGCAGCGGCAGCGGATCTGGCGGAGGATTCAGTAGCGGATCATCGGGCGGCGGCGGCGGAGGTTCCGGCGGCGGAGCTTTCTAA
- the ybeY gene encoding rRNA maturation RNase YbeY encodes MEIDLFDETDKVTKEQQELVHSLLEFAGKHIHLAENTEMSVLFVDNQRIQEINREYRFKDQPTDVISFALEDEVEDDFSMSLAGFEGIVPNNIGDIIISIEKTADQAVEYGHSFDRELGFLALHGFLHLNGYDHMEPEEEKAMFGMQKEILDAYGLER; translated from the coding sequence ATGGAAATAGATTTATTCGATGAAACGGATAAAGTAACGAAAGAGCAGCAAGAGTTGGTTCATTCTTTGCTTGAATTTGCAGGAAAACACATCCATTTAGCTGAAAATACTGAAATGTCGGTTCTGTTTGTCGATAATCAAAGAATACAAGAAATCAATCGTGAGTACCGCTTTAAGGATCAACCAACAGATGTCATCAGTTTTGCGCTTGAAGATGAAGTCGAAGATGATTTTTCAATGAGCTTAGCCGGTTTTGAAGGTATTGTCCCTAATAATATAGGAGATATTATCATCTCAATTGAAAAAACAGCAGACCAAGCAGTAGAATACGGTCATTCCTTTGATCGTGAACTTGGCTTTCTTGCTCTTCATGGTTTTTTACATTTAAATGGTTACGACCACATGGAACCAGAAGAAGAAAAAGCGATGTTTGGTATGCAGAAAGAGATATTGGATGCATATGGACTTGAAAGATAA
- a CDS encoding LemA family protein: MKKSVKIIIGVVIALLILVVPFVSSYNGLIQEESNVDVAWSQVESQLQRRNDLIPNLVNSVKGAMNQEQAVFGDIADARAQLGGADTVEEKIDANNEMSSALSRLLVVVENYPELKSNENVTALMDELAGTENRVAVERQRYNEAVQGYNNRVRRFPGSIIASMTGFEKKPYFKAVEGAETAPEVNFD; this comes from the coding sequence ATGAAAAAAAGTGTTAAAATAATCATAGGTGTTGTCATCGCGTTACTTATTTTAGTCGTTCCGTTTGTCAGTTCGTATAACGGTTTGATACAAGAAGAAAGTAATGTAGACGTAGCTTGGTCACAAGTGGAATCTCAGTTGCAGCGTCGGAACGACTTGATTCCTAACTTGGTTAACTCCGTTAAAGGCGCAATGAATCAAGAACAAGCTGTTTTTGGAGATATTGCTGATGCACGTGCTCAGTTAGGCGGGGCTGATACTGTAGAAGAAAAAATCGATGCTAACAACGAAATGAGTTCAGCTTTATCAAGATTGTTAGTTGTCGTAGAGAATTATCCTGAACTAAAGTCTAATGAAAATGTTACAGCTTTGATGGACGAACTAGCTGGAACTGAAAACCGAGTTGCCGTTGAAAGACAACGCTACAATGAAGCCGTTCAAGGATACAATAATCGTGTTAGACGCTTCCCGGGTTCAATCATCGCAAGTATGACCGGATTTGAAAAGAAACCTTATTTTAAAGCTGTAGAGGGCGCTGAGACAGCTCCTGAAGTAAACTTTGATTAA
- a CDS encoding RDD family protein — translation MAKSTENEKGDTKELDLTALKKALAKEEAELKRTKRLKQLEQERKLNEQEKAASAPIDREDDSLLLFNTSTHSDKTTQAAVESPEGKPRTPEELREARRRYWKEKQKQEQLEKTPYHHYPILFYTGFWLRLFAYSIDLLVIGSLNRLIVHPVFTSARLPVYTEAFSAFSLSKLFVFLLYFILMTKLTNGQTIGKMIFGLRVVCFKEEKLSWQTVLIREGFGRYILKSMSILYLVVLFTERKQQVADLLSDTSVVSENLLQAKQWGQSSSSHPSLTSFSS, via the coding sequence ATGGCTAAATCGACTGAGAACGAAAAAGGCGATACTAAAGAACTGGATTTAACAGCATTAAAAAAAGCTCTAGCAAAAGAAGAAGCTGAGCTTAAACGCACCAAACGATTAAAGCAGCTTGAACAAGAAAGAAAGCTGAATGAGCAAGAAAAAGCAGCATCAGCTCCTATCGATAGAGAGGATGATTCCCTACTGTTATTCAATACAAGTACTCATTCAGATAAAACGACTCAAGCTGCTGTAGAGTCTCCAGAAGGCAAGCCTCGAACGCCTGAAGAACTACGGGAAGCACGGCGAAGATACTGGAAAGAGAAACAAAAACAAGAACAGTTAGAAAAAACACCGTACCATCATTATCCAATCTTATTTTATACCGGTTTTTGGTTGCGTTTATTCGCCTATAGTATTGATCTACTTGTGATTGGCAGTCTTAATCGTTTGATAGTGCACCCTGTTTTCACAAGTGCACGTTTACCTGTTTATACTGAAGCTTTTTCAGCTTTCTCATTGAGTAAACTCTTCGTTTTCTTGCTGTATTTTATTTTAATGACAAAACTAACCAATGGACAAACTATTGGGAAAATGATTTTCGGTTTACGTGTTGTTTGTTTTAAAGAAGAAAAACTTAGCTGGCAAACTGTATTGATACGTGAAGGGTTCGGACGTTACATTTTAAAATCCATGAGTATTTTGTACTTAGTCGTGCTTTTTACAGAACGAAAACAGCAAGTAGCTGATTTATTAAGCGATACTTCTGTTGTCTCTGAAAACCTTTTGCAAGCGAAACAATGGGGTCAATCTAGCTCGTCTCATCCCTCGCTAACCTCTTTTAGTTCATAA
- a CDS encoding HD family phosphohydrolase, which translates to MKGHLTNVQKRMGKTYIPFVLILFSAFLFFIMFSNVKPKALKIHLYQVAEETIRAQTTVEDTEKTEENRQIAADNVTPVFSYNAGLNGIQTEKIQLLFAAIEDVNKLADEQYQEKLSKEKAALEAKKKDDKASEAEVTRLTPQEKLSLFNEKLIAIDDATKTFIQSLPEWVILDLLDASETVRKQIEDATTDIVSELMSKPIKLDELSKVKQESSTHLDYWDLTTNDQRIASLIIDNTIVENNIYNEKSTQEQRKAASANVQPALILQGQVIVQEGHVVDSNAMHQMKLLGLLDAKPSYQMIYGLALLILAQALVLFYLGKSKKDPSVKQGHEITLYAFTMIGALLILKGLQLMQNADISNVSLLYPTALAPVLLTAFISRRYGIVSNGFLAAFSVFIFKADTGTSFSIVLALFYLLSGMMGTMITRKRIASQFWNTFIWTTLFNALFISSFILYLNMPFFTKKSLLMVAFALAGGLLSYFLAVILSPYVEVLFEENAVLTLTELENPNSPLLKELVTKAPGTYHHSLMVANLSANAVGAIGGDSLFARVACYYHDVGKLRHSLFFVENLSPGMENPHDLLTPFESKEIIFGHVSEGIKMLEEAKMPQTIIDICAQHHGTTLMKFFYIKAKELDPEVKESDFRYPGPKPQTKEAAVITIADSAEAAVRSMSNPSKKAIEEFIHQLINGRIADGQFDECDISMKELKIVEHSICEGLNGTFHSRIEYPNFKKTTDLKVTE; encoded by the coding sequence ATGAAGGGTCATTTAACCAATGTGCAAAAAAGAATGGGGAAAACTTATATCCCGTTTGTTCTTATTCTTTTTTCTGCCTTTCTTTTCTTTATTATGTTCAGCAACGTTAAGCCTAAAGCTTTAAAAATCCATTTGTATCAAGTAGCTGAAGAAACCATTCGGGCTCAAACGACTGTTGAAGATACTGAAAAAACAGAAGAAAATCGACAAATTGCTGCAGACAACGTTACTCCAGTTTTTTCTTATAATGCCGGTCTGAATGGAATCCAAACAGAGAAAATCCAATTGTTGTTCGCTGCTATTGAAGACGTGAATAAATTAGCAGACGAACAGTATCAAGAAAAACTGTCTAAAGAAAAAGCTGCTCTCGAAGCTAAGAAGAAAGACGATAAAGCCTCGGAGGCAGAGGTAACGCGCTTAACGCCGCAAGAGAAATTGAGTTTATTTAATGAAAAGCTGATCGCAATCGATGATGCTACCAAAACTTTTATTCAGAGCTTGCCTGAATGGGTCATTCTCGACCTTTTAGATGCCTCTGAAACCGTTAGAAAACAAATAGAAGACGCGACTACTGATATTGTTTCAGAGTTAATGTCAAAGCCGATCAAACTTGATGAACTTAGCAAAGTCAAACAAGAATCAAGTACACATTTAGATTATTGGGATTTAACAACCAATGATCAAAGAATCGCAAGTTTGATTATTGATAATACCATTGTAGAAAATAATATTTACAATGAAAAATCCACTCAAGAGCAGCGGAAAGCAGCAAGTGCCAATGTCCAACCGGCTTTGATACTGCAAGGGCAGGTTATTGTTCAAGAAGGACATGTAGTTGATAGCAATGCCATGCACCAAATGAAACTATTGGGGCTACTAGACGCTAAACCTTCTTATCAAATGATTTACGGGCTGGCTTTGCTGATTTTAGCTCAGGCCTTGGTTTTATTCTATCTAGGGAAATCTAAAAAAGATCCTTCAGTAAAACAAGGTCATGAAATCACGTTATATGCTTTCACAATGATTGGAGCTTTACTGATCTTGAAAGGTTTGCAATTAATGCAAAATGCTGATATCAGCAATGTAAGTTTATTGTATCCTACAGCTTTAGCGCCAGTGTTATTAACGGCTTTTATTTCTAGACGCTACGGGATTGTTTCCAATGGATTTTTAGCTGCCTTTTCAGTTTTTATTTTTAAAGCTGATACTGGGACAAGCTTCAGTATTGTTTTAGCGTTGTTTTATTTATTGAGCGGAATGATGGGTACGATGATCACACGAAAAAGAATTGCTAGTCAATTCTGGAATACATTCATTTGGACAACGTTATTTAATGCATTATTTATCAGTTCGTTTATTTTATACTTAAATATGCCGTTCTTTACTAAAAAATCGCTTTTGATGGTGGCATTTGCTTTAGCAGGCGGACTGCTTTCTTATTTCCTAGCCGTGATCCTTTCGCCTTATGTGGAAGTTCTTTTTGAAGAGAATGCGGTATTGACGTTAACAGAGTTAGAGAATCCAAATAGCCCTTTACTTAAAGAGTTGGTCACAAAAGCCCCGGGAACGTATCATCATAGTTTAATGGTAGCAAATTTAAGCGCTAATGCAGTAGGTGCTATTGGAGGAGATTCATTATTTGCCAGAGTTGCTTGTTATTATCATGATGTTGGAAAACTAAGGCATTCCCTTTTCTTTGTAGAAAACTTGTCTCCCGGGATGGAGAATCCACATGACTTATTAACACCATTTGAAAGCAAAGAGATTATTTTCGGCCATGTGAGTGAAGGTATAAAAATGTTAGAAGAAGCTAAAATGCCTCAAACCATCATTGATATTTGCGCACAGCATCATGGAACAACTTTAATGAAGTTTTTTTACATCAAAGCCAAAGAACTGGATCCTGAGGTAAAAGAAAGCGACTTTAGGTACCCAGGCCCTAAACCGCAAACAAAAGAAGCAGCAGTTATTACCATTGCTGACAGCGCGGAAGCAGCTGTACGCTCCATGTCAAACCCTTCTAAAAAGGCGATTGAAGAATTCATTCACCAACTTATTAACGGTCGGATCGCGGATGGGCAATTTGATGAATGCGATATTTCGATGAAAGAATTAAAAATTGTTGAGCATTCTATTTGTGAAGGGTTGAATGGAACGTTTCATTCAAGAATTGAGTATCCAAATTTTAAAAAAACAACCGATTTAAAAGTGACTGAATAA
- a CDS encoding GatB/YqeY domain-containing protein: protein MSLLTTINQDVKTAMKAKDKETLGVLRMLKAALQNEQIKTGNELSEDEELTVLSREMKQRRESLVEFQNANREDLVEQTQRAITLVEKYLPQQFTEEELKAIVTEAIAKVNATSMKDFGKVMGAVMPLTKGKADGNEINRLVKEQLN, encoded by the coding sequence TTGTCACTTCTAACAACCATAAATCAAGATGTCAAAACAGCCATGAAAGCTAAAGATAAAGAAACTTTAGGTGTCCTGCGCATGTTAAAAGCTGCATTACAAAACGAACAAATTAAAACAGGTAATGAATTGAGTGAGGATGAAGAACTAACAGTTCTTTCTCGCGAAATGAAACAACGTCGTGAATCTCTTGTTGAATTTCAAAATGCCAATCGCGAAGATTTGGTTGAACAGACACAAAGAGCCATCACTTTAGTTGAAAAATATTTACCTCAACAGTTTACTGAAGAAGAACTAAAAGCGATTGTTACAGAAGCCATAGCGAAAGTGAATGCTACATCCATGAAAGACTTCGGTAAAGTTATGGGTGCTGTTATGCCTTTAACCAAAGGTAAAGCAGACGGAAATGAAATCAATCGTCTAGTTAAAGAACAGTTAAACTAA
- the rpsU gene encoding 30S ribosomal protein S21, translated as MSKTVIKKNESLDDALRRFKRTVSKTGTLQEARKREFYEKPSVKRKKKSEAARKRKF; from the coding sequence ATGTCAAAAACAGTTATTAAGAAAAATGAATCTCTTGATGATGCTCTTCGTCGCTTCAAACGCACCGTTTCAAAAACTGGTACTTTGCAAGAAGCCCGTAAACGCGAATTCTACGAAAAACCAAGTGTGAAACGTAAGAAGAAATCTGAGGCGGCTAGAAAACGTAAGTTCTAA